Proteins encoded within one genomic window of Amorphoplanes friuliensis DSM 7358:
- a CDS encoding aldo/keto reductase, whose amino-acid sequence MEYRSLGRTGMQVSPLCLGAMMFGAWGEPDHDTSIKIIHKALDAGVNFIDTADVYSQGESEIIVGKALANGKRDEVILATKFHGQMGVPADAPMGTKGDPNSQGNSRRWIIREVENSLRRLGTDWIDLYQVHRPSPDTDVEETLSALTDLQRQGKIRAFGSSTFPAHEIVEAQWVAERRGLSRFVTEQPPYSMLVRGIEADLLPVAEQYGLGVLPWSPLAGGWLSGKYRKGQDVPGSTRAQRLPQRYDLSRPENQAKLEAADAFGKLADDVGIPLVQLAIAFVMQHPAVTSPIIGPRTMEHLESQLGAVDVHLTTDILDRIDEIVPPGQSFSRADAGYVPPALTDPFARRRRTA is encoded by the coding sequence ATGGAGTACCGCAGCCTCGGACGAACCGGAATGCAGGTCAGCCCGCTCTGCCTCGGCGCCATGATGTTCGGCGCCTGGGGCGAGCCCGATCACGACACGTCAATCAAAATCATCCACAAGGCGCTCGACGCCGGTGTCAACTTCATCGACACGGCCGACGTCTACTCGCAGGGCGAGTCCGAGATCATCGTCGGCAAGGCCCTGGCGAACGGCAAGCGGGACGAGGTCATCCTCGCCACCAAGTTCCACGGTCAGATGGGCGTGCCGGCCGACGCCCCGATGGGCACGAAGGGCGACCCGAACAGCCAGGGCAACTCGCGCCGCTGGATCATCCGTGAGGTCGAGAACAGCCTGCGCCGGCTCGGCACCGACTGGATCGACCTCTACCAGGTGCACCGGCCCTCGCCGGACACCGACGTCGAGGAGACCCTCTCGGCGCTGACCGATCTGCAGCGGCAGGGCAAGATCCGGGCGTTCGGCTCGTCGACGTTCCCCGCCCACGAAATCGTCGAGGCCCAGTGGGTCGCCGAGCGCCGAGGGCTGAGCCGCTTCGTCACCGAGCAGCCGCCGTACTCGATGCTGGTCCGTGGCATCGAGGCCGACCTGCTGCCGGTCGCCGAGCAGTACGGCCTGGGTGTCCTCCCGTGGAGCCCGCTCGCGGGTGGCTGGCTGAGCGGCAAGTACCGCAAGGGTCAGGACGTGCCCGGCTCGACGCGCGCCCAGCGCCTGCCGCAGCGGTACGACCTCTCCCGTCCGGAGAACCAGGCGAAGCTCGAGGCGGCCGACGCGTTCGGGAAGCTGGCCGACGACGTGGGCATCCCGCTGGTGCAGCTGGCGATCGCCTTCGTGATGCAGCATCCCGCGGTGACCTCGCCGATCATCGGGCCCCGCACGATGGAGCACCTCGAGTCGCAGCTCGGCGCGGTGGACGTTCACCTGACCACCGACATCCTCGACCGCATCGACGAGATCGTGCCGCCGGGGCAGAGCTTCAGCCGGGCCGATGCCGGATATGTCCCCCCGGCCTTGACGGATCCGTTCGCCCGGCGTCGCCGTACCGCGTGA
- a CDS encoding methyl-accepting chemotaxis protein — translation MPEAKMNEAVQVTVRRGPMAGLLADRSLAVKNVVAVAAMAVVAVVVGLLGLSRISEMSDDLSIMKADHVDSLQQVAELRGGIADMFRGMVLYAVGTTDAERKQGRSDVAAADTKIDTALGTYSTIAAKSAARQQSITAFSDAMKNYRALRNTLLFQEPLAAGYTLPAADQISAEFSSVEGEMNSAVADLQKLEDTEADALSTEATNNFENARIFMITALIVGILLAGGIALYVVRLIKQQLATVQTALGAVADNNLTIAAEVRSRDELGRMAVAVNRAREGLRTTITSLTAGAANLGNSTQQLTGVTARIGESAREAAAQAGLVAGAAGDVSGSVQSVAAGSDEMGASIREIAQNANDAAQVASSAVGVAQSTNETVAKLGTSSAEIGDVVKVITAIAEQTNLLALNATIEAARAGDAGKGFAVVASEVKDLAQETARATEDISRRVETIQTDTSSAVAAIGEISQIIQRINDYQVTIASAVEEQTATTAEMSRSISEAAGGSSTIAMNINGVAHSAEQTSSTLVEADAAVSQLNRVADELRIVAERFRV, via the coding sequence ATGCCGGAGGCAAAGATGAACGAGGCTGTGCAGGTCACGGTGCGGCGCGGCCCGATGGCGGGGCTGCTGGCCGACCGCAGCCTCGCGGTGAAGAACGTCGTGGCGGTGGCCGCGATGGCCGTCGTCGCGGTGGTTGTCGGTTTGCTGGGCCTGTCCCGGATCTCGGAGATGAGCGACGACCTGTCGATCATGAAGGCCGACCACGTCGACAGCCTTCAGCAGGTCGCTGAGCTGCGCGGCGGCATCGCCGACATGTTCCGCGGGATGGTGCTCTACGCGGTGGGCACCACCGACGCCGAGCGCAAGCAGGGCCGCAGCGACGTCGCCGCGGCCGACACCAAGATCGATACGGCGCTGGGCACCTACTCCACCATCGCCGCGAAGTCGGCGGCACGTCAGCAGAGCATCACCGCCTTCAGCGACGCGATGAAGAACTATCGCGCCCTCCGGAACACGCTGCTGTTCCAGGAGCCGCTCGCCGCCGGGTACACGCTGCCTGCCGCGGATCAGATCTCCGCGGAGTTCTCCTCGGTCGAGGGCGAGATGAACTCCGCGGTGGCCGACCTGCAGAAGCTCGAGGACACCGAGGCCGACGCGCTGTCCACCGAGGCAACCAACAACTTCGAGAACGCCCGGATCTTCATGATCACGGCGCTGATCGTCGGCATCCTGCTGGCCGGCGGCATCGCGCTCTACGTGGTCCGCCTGATCAAGCAGCAGCTCGCCACCGTGCAGACGGCCCTGGGTGCCGTCGCCGACAACAACCTGACCATCGCGGCCGAGGTCCGCTCGCGCGACGAACTCGGCCGCATGGCCGTCGCCGTCAACCGGGCCCGCGAGGGACTGCGCACCACCATCACCTCGCTGACCGCCGGCGCCGCCAACCTCGGCAACAGCACCCAGCAGCTGACCGGCGTGACGGCCCGGATCGGCGAGAGCGCCCGCGAGGCCGCTGCTCAGGCCGGCCTGGTCGCCGGGGCCGCCGGCGACGTCTCCGGCTCGGTGCAGTCGGTCGCCGCCGGCAGCGACGAGATGGGTGCCTCGATCCGCGAGATCGCCCAGAACGCCAACGACGCCGCCCAGGTCGCCTCCAGCGCCGTCGGTGTCGCGCAGAGCACCAACGAGACCGTCGCCAAGCTGGGCACGTCGTCGGCCGAGATCGGTGACGTGGTCAAGGTGATCACCGCGATCGCCGAGCAGACCAACCTCCTCGCGCTGAACGCCACGATCGAGGCTGCGCGGGCCGGCGACGCGGGCAAGGGCTTCGCGGTCGTCGCCAGCGAGGTCAAGGACCTGGCCCAGGAGACCGCCCGGGCGACCGAGGACATCTCCCGCCGCGTCGAGACCATCCAGACCGACACGTCCAGCGCGGTCGCCGCGATCGGCGAGATCTCGCAGATCATCCAGCGCATCAACGACTACCAGGTGACGATCGCCTCGGCGGTCGAGGAGCAGACCGCGACAACCGCCGAGATGAGCCGCAGCATCAGCGAGGCCGCCGGCGGCAGCTCGACGATCGCCATGAACATCAACGGTGTGGCCCACTCGGCCGAGCAGACCAGCAGCACGCTGGTCGAAGCCGACGCCGCCGTCAGCCAGCTCAACCGCGTCGCCGACGAACTCCGCATCGTCGCCGAACGCTTCCGCGTCTGA
- a CDS encoding LURP-one-related/scramblase family protein produces MYVIRERFFSIGDDFDVLDEHGTKLFHVDGKVLSVRNKVVIEDPSGTEVASVHRHLVALRPTYEIRIGGEKAAEVKKKLFTPFRDKFTIDVPGPEDLTMKGDLLDHEYVIEREGREVAAVSKRWLTIRDTYAVQVGAGEDPLLIIASVLALDLALERDEKKKEEKDEKDGN; encoded by the coding sequence ATGTATGTGATCAGGGAACGGTTCTTCTCCATCGGCGACGACTTCGACGTGCTCGACGAGCACGGCACCAAGCTGTTCCACGTCGACGGCAAGGTCCTCAGCGTCCGCAACAAGGTGGTGATCGAGGACCCGTCGGGCACCGAGGTCGCCAGTGTGCACCGGCACCTGGTGGCGCTCCGGCCGACGTACGAGATCCGCATCGGTGGTGAGAAGGCCGCCGAGGTGAAGAAGAAGCTGTTCACGCCGTTCCGCGACAAGTTCACCATCGACGTGCCCGGGCCGGAGGACCTGACCATGAAGGGCGACCTCCTCGACCACGAGTACGTGATCGAGCGCGAGGGTCGCGAGGTGGCGGCGGTCTCCAAGCGGTGGCTGACGATCCGGGACACGTACGCCGTGCAGGTCGGGGCCGGCGAGGACCCTCTGCTGATCATCGCGAGTGTGCTCGCGCTGGACCTCGCTCTCGAACGTGACGAGAAGAAGAAGGAAGAGAAGGACGAGAAGGACGGCAACTGA
- a CDS encoding zinc-dependent alcohol dehydrogenase — MRALTWQGTSKVSVETVPDPKIQEPTDAIVKMTSTAICGSDLHLYDTLGMFIDPGDVLGHEPMGIVEEVGPEVTHIRPGDRVVIPFNISCGHCWMCSRGFFAQCETTQVKSEGKGASLFGYTKLYGQVPGGQAEYLRVPQAHFGPIKVPDGHPDERYLFLSDVLTTSWQAAQWADITPGGTVFVTGLGPIGQMSARIARHLGAERVIAVDNVPERLEMARRNGIEVLNFDEVEDIPAAVYEMTAGRGADSVIEAVGMEAHGTPFQEFAQRAAGKLPDAVSRKAIDKFGIDRMGALRTAFASVRRAGTISIIGVYGGQADPFPMMDLFDKGVTMRMGQAHVKRWVDDIMPLLTGDDDPLGVDDLVTHRVPLEEAPHAYEIFKKKEDGCIKVVLKP, encoded by the coding sequence ATGCGCGCACTGACCTGGCAAGGAACTTCGAAGGTGTCCGTCGAGACGGTTCCGGATCCCAAGATCCAGGAGCCGACCGACGCGATCGTCAAGATGACCTCCACCGCCATCTGCGGGTCCGACCTGCACCTCTACGACACCCTGGGCATGTTCATCGACCCGGGTGACGTCCTCGGCCACGAGCCGATGGGCATCGTCGAGGAGGTCGGGCCGGAGGTCACGCACATCCGCCCCGGTGATCGTGTTGTCATCCCGTTCAACATCTCGTGCGGGCACTGCTGGATGTGCAGCCGCGGGTTCTTCGCACAGTGCGAGACCACGCAGGTGAAGAGCGAGGGCAAGGGCGCCTCACTGTTCGGGTACACGAAGCTCTACGGCCAGGTCCCGGGCGGGCAGGCCGAATATCTGCGGGTGCCCCAGGCACACTTCGGCCCGATCAAGGTGCCGGACGGTCACCCCGACGAGCGCTACCTGTTCCTCTCCGACGTGCTGACCACGAGCTGGCAAGCCGCGCAGTGGGCCGACATCACTCCCGGCGGCACGGTGTTCGTCACCGGCCTGGGACCGATCGGGCAGATGAGCGCCCGGATCGCCCGGCACCTGGGCGCCGAGCGGGTCATCGCGGTCGACAACGTGCCCGAGCGGCTCGAGATGGCCCGCCGCAACGGCATCGAGGTGCTCAACTTCGACGAGGTCGAGGACATCCCGGCGGCGGTCTACGAGATGACGGCCGGACGCGGCGCGGACAGTGTCATCGAGGCGGTCGGCATGGAGGCCCACGGCACGCCGTTCCAGGAATTCGCCCAGCGTGCGGCGGGCAAGCTGCCCGACGCGGTGTCCCGCAAGGCGATCGACAAGTTCGGCATCGACCGGATGGGGGCGCTGCGGACCGCGTTCGCCAGTGTCCGCCGGGCCGGCACGATCTCGATCATCGGCGTCTACGGCGGCCAGGCCGACCCGTTCCCGATGATGGACCTCTTCGACAAGGGCGTAACGATGCGCATGGGTCAGGCCCACGTGAAGCGCTGGGTCGACGACATCATGCCGCTGCTGACCGGCGACGACGACCCGCTGGGCGTCGACGACCTGGTGACACACCGGGTGCCGCTCGAGGAGGCGCCGCACGCGTACGAGATCTTCAAGAAGAAGGAGGACGGCTGCATCAAGGTCGTCCTCAAGCCGTAA
- a CDS encoding SDR family NAD(P)-dependent oxidoreductase has protein sequence MTTPTGRDFAVVTGASSGIGYELARQFAENGFDLLLAAEDEGITQAAADLRRDGVNDVQAVQVDLATYDGVEELYAAIRAAGRPVDAIAINAGRGIGGDFTRQTDLSDELNVIDLNVRSTVHLAKRVLPDLVSRGAGRVLFTSSIASTMPGTYQAVYNASKSFVQSFAEALRNELKDTGVTVTSLMPGPTDTNFFDRAEMEDTKVGASKKDDPAQVAEQGFKALMKGEEKVVAGSLKTKVQGAASKVMPDSVKAQMHRKMAEPGSAE, from the coding sequence ATGACGACACCCACGGGCCGGGATTTTGCGGTTGTGACGGGCGCGTCCAGCGGGATCGGCTACGAGCTGGCCAGGCAGTTCGCCGAGAACGGGTTCGACCTGCTGCTGGCGGCCGAGGACGAGGGCATCACCCAGGCGGCGGCCGATCTGCGCCGCGACGGCGTCAACGACGTACAGGCCGTGCAGGTCGATCTGGCCACCTACGACGGTGTCGAGGAGCTCTACGCGGCGATCCGGGCGGCGGGCCGGCCGGTCGACGCGATCGCGATCAACGCCGGTCGGGGCATCGGCGGTGACTTCACCCGTCAGACCGACCTGAGCGACGAGCTGAACGTCATCGACCTCAACGTCCGCTCGACTGTGCACCTCGCCAAGCGTGTCCTGCCCGACCTGGTCTCCCGCGGCGCCGGCCGGGTGCTGTTCACGTCGTCGATCGCCTCGACGATGCCCGGCACCTACCAGGCGGTCTACAACGCGTCGAAGTCGTTCGTGCAGTCGTTCGCCGAAGCGTTGCGCAACGAGCTCAAGGACACCGGTGTGACGGTCACCTCGCTGATGCCGGGACCGACGGACACCAACTTCTTCGACCGCGCCGAGATGGAGGACACCAAGGTCGGCGCGAGCAAGAAGGACGATCCGGCGCAGGTCGCCGAGCAGGGCTTCAAGGCTCTGATGAAGGGCGAGGAGAAGGTCGTCGCCGGCTCGTTGAAGACGAAGGTCCAGGGTGCGGCCTCGAAGGTCATGCCGGACAGCGTGAAGGCGCAGATGCACCGCAAGATGGCCGAGCCCGGCTCGGCCGAGTAA
- a CDS encoding discoidin domain-containing protein, which translates to MLALSRRQLLALAGAGGITGALGLPARAAAAAPDPVADRYRELLHVHTRWVEEQWDTTIGAYKAQDFRFVAVLGNAVLLGMDDYDARLADIDAATLKTKTVATIQRYAATNRLAGGTEWGRQLFWDSTFELYFVLAARLLWDDLDEQTRLNVERIAVGQAAYAYALGSDDDPLSGGWSPRGTAGGWIGDTKLEEMGVYAQALAPGLAWAADDDEEADGWRERFLLWATNSSGLPVADRANPAVIDGQRIDQLATAHNLHDSFIVENHESANPHYQAELWRTAGRAAIHFLVAGRPLPQVLTHQPNGEQLWATLRLLASDAGEPVMPMVADRYHLYGRDILPLAFLAQVQGDRDAARAEADLSERLMPYLRYEPKYRLTKFSGEEKYEPEARAELAISWLFHRLRKTPVQPVSPAEFFRRASGTRDFGEDVGLTAHQSERAFAAAVTKDGFVNFLWQPGHDNWLIDTRAPAFLPAGSKPTHTWTRAYAKSRDGLDATATVLAIGGGRAGFATLPTGTVVYASTGLPGEGGLTLFNLYMPGVPGLSGSRSFTTPDGVAVLGKHDEGDITFPPREARWVRMLGREPGTAYGYSIYTFEVLDTRGADLAQGAMPTASSEDIWNPARNATDGNPDTRWAVAREERGRADSWLAVDLGSAVTVAGVRIDWEAAYGKRFVIQTSTDGLTWTDAVAVPETRSAAGWVGIDGRAGLVTHGATRKIVVSATAVSATAPMIEGYAGATTDLAAAASRPLPTASGLRISDADGYLSVFNLTPAAVKDAPVRLPNGRRLYRGSQIARGRGLEWSISLAGGTAAVEPPRFTLDEPAPDGTRFEVADSRHLEISAPARRRAVLTVRSGSWSARVRVPAGRSRRLVVPDGPITPTGDRARGRTTFPTSPLPAGMTSPARAVDGDRRTSWRPGGSGRMVVDLGAVVAIGDVQLTWSKGRRPRWRLEASADGLTYTALGERARYVALVVEGWRPGDGELIELAVR; encoded by the coding sequence TTGCTCGCACTGTCCCGCCGTCAGCTTCTCGCGCTGGCCGGTGCCGGAGGCATCACTGGTGCTCTCGGCCTGCCCGCCCGGGCCGCCGCGGCTGCGCCGGACCCGGTTGCCGACCGTTACCGCGAGTTGCTCCACGTGCACACCCGCTGGGTGGAGGAGCAGTGGGACACGACGATCGGGGCATACAAAGCGCAGGACTTCCGCTTTGTCGCCGTCCTCGGCAACGCCGTCCTGCTCGGCATGGACGACTACGACGCCCGGCTGGCCGACATCGACGCGGCCACCCTCAAGACCAAGACGGTCGCCACCATCCAGCGGTACGCCGCGACCAACCGTCTCGCCGGTGGCACCGAGTGGGGCCGTCAGCTCTTCTGGGACTCGACCTTCGAGCTGTACTTCGTGCTGGCCGCCCGGCTGCTCTGGGACGACCTCGACGAGCAGACGCGCCTCAACGTCGAGCGGATCGCCGTCGGCCAGGCCGCGTACGCGTACGCCCTGGGTTCGGACGACGACCCGCTCAGCGGCGGCTGGTCCCCGCGCGGCACGGCCGGTGGCTGGATCGGCGACACCAAGCTCGAGGAGATGGGCGTCTACGCCCAGGCTCTCGCCCCCGGTCTGGCCTGGGCCGCGGACGACGACGAGGAGGCCGACGGCTGGCGCGAGCGGTTCCTGCTCTGGGCGACCAACTCCAGCGGGCTCCCGGTGGCCGACCGCGCCAACCCCGCCGTGATCGACGGGCAGCGCATCGACCAGCTGGCCACCGCGCACAACCTGCACGACTCGTTCATCGTCGAGAATCACGAGTCGGCCAACCCGCACTACCAGGCCGAGCTCTGGCGGACGGCCGGTCGCGCGGCGATCCACTTCCTGGTCGCGGGTCGTCCGCTGCCGCAGGTGCTCACCCACCAGCCCAACGGCGAGCAGCTGTGGGCGACGCTGCGGCTGCTGGCCAGTGACGCGGGTGAGCCGGTGATGCCGATGGTCGCCGACCGCTATCACCTCTACGGCCGCGACATCCTGCCGCTGGCGTTCCTGGCCCAGGTCCAGGGTGACCGTGACGCCGCCCGCGCCGAGGCCGACCTGTCCGAGCGCCTGATGCCCTACCTGCGGTACGAGCCGAAATACCGCCTGACGAAGTTCAGCGGCGAGGAGAAGTACGAGCCCGAGGCCCGCGCCGAGCTGGCGATCTCGTGGCTCTTCCACCGTCTGCGCAAGACGCCGGTGCAGCCCGTGTCCCCGGCCGAGTTCTTCCGTCGGGCGAGCGGCACGCGCGACTTCGGCGAGGACGTCGGCCTGACGGCACACCAGTCGGAGCGGGCGTTCGCCGCCGCGGTCACCAAGGACGGTTTTGTCAATTTCCTGTGGCAGCCCGGCCACGACAACTGGCTGATCGACACGCGCGCCCCGGCGTTCCTGCCGGCCGGCAGCAAGCCCACCCACACCTGGACCCGGGCGTACGCGAAGAGCCGCGACGGGCTCGACGCCACCGCGACCGTGCTGGCGATCGGCGGCGGCCGGGCGGGATTTGCCACGCTGCCCACCGGCACGGTCGTCTACGCGAGCACCGGCCTGCCCGGCGAGGGCGGGCTCACCCTGTTCAACCTCTACATGCCCGGGGTGCCCGGCCTCTCCGGGAGCCGCAGTTTCACCACTCCCGACGGGGTGGCCGTGCTCGGCAAGCACGACGAAGGTGACATCACCTTCCCGCCGCGGGAGGCCCGCTGGGTGCGGATGCTCGGACGTGAGCCCGGGACGGCCTACGGCTACTCGATCTACACCTTCGAGGTGCTCGACACCCGCGGCGCCGACCTGGCGCAGGGCGCGATGCCGACCGCTTCCTCCGAGGACATCTGGAACCCCGCCCGCAACGCCACGGACGGCAACCCGGACACCCGCTGGGCGGTGGCCCGCGAGGAACGCGGACGGGCCGACAGCTGGCTCGCCGTCGACCTCGGTTCCGCGGTGACGGTGGCCGGTGTGCGCATCGACTGGGAGGCCGCGTACGGCAAGCGGTTCGTGATCCAGACCTCGACCGACGGTCTGACCTGGACCGACGCGGTGGCCGTCCCCGAGACACGGTCGGCGGCCGGCTGGGTCGGCATCGACGGGCGCGCGGGTCTCGTCACGCACGGCGCCACCCGGAAGATCGTGGTCAGTGCGACCGCCGTGTCGGCCACCGCTCCGATGATCGAGGGTTACGCCGGCGCGACCACCGACCTCGCGGCGGCCGCCTCCCGCCCCTTGCCGACCGCGTCCGGCCTGCGGATCAGCGATGCCGACGGATATCTCAGCGTTTTCAACCTCACGCCGGCCGCGGTGAAGGACGCGCCCGTGCGCCTCCCGAACGGCCGTCGCCTCTATCGGGGCAGCCAGATCGCCCGTGGCCGGGGCCTGGAGTGGTCCATCAGCCTGGCCGGTGGCACGGCGGCCGTCGAGCCGCCGCGTTTCACCCTCGACGAGCCCGCCCCGGACGGCACGCGGTTCGAGGTGGCCGACTCCCGGCACCTCGAGATTTCCGCACCGGCCCGGCGCCGGGCGGTGCTGACCGTCCGCTCCGGCTCGTGGTCGGCCCGGGTGCGGGTGCCCGCCGGCCGCTCCCGCCGCCTGGTCGTGCCGGACGGCCCGATCACCCCGACCGGCGACCGGGCGCGGGGCCGCACGACGTTCCCGACCTCGCCGCTGCCCGCGGGCATGACCTCGCCCGCGCGGGCGGTGGACGGTGACCGGCGGACCTCGTGGCGGCCCGGTGGTTCCGGCCGGATGGTCGTGGACCTCGGCGCGGTCGTGGCGATCGGCGACGTGCAGCTGACCTGGTCGAAGGGCCGTCGCCCGCGCTGGCGCCTCGAAGCCTCGGCGGACGGGCTGACCTACACGGCGCTGGGGGAGCGGGCCCGCTATGTGGCCCTGGTGGTCGAGGGCTGGCGTCCGGGCGATGGCGAACTGATCGAGCTCGCGGTCCGCTGA
- a CDS encoding helix-turn-helix transcriptional regulator, translating to MDRAQLADFLRTRREALQPEDVGLPRGARRRTGGLRREEVAALCGMSADYYSRIEQQRGPHPSEQMLAAIARGLHLSLDERDHLFRIAGHATPQRVHRADHLNPGMMRILDRLEDTPAQVMSGLGETLRQTRSCIALLGDDSRWTGMARSMVYRWYTEPESRLIYPEEDHPEHGRVFTAQLRIAYARDGLNSRAAAVVDALRAVSPEFIAVWAEHDVTSLHTDQKRISHPQLGLLELHCQTLVDPDQSQALLVFTAVPGTESYEKLQLLSAVA from the coding sequence GTGGACCGGGCCCAGCTTGCCGATTTCCTGCGTACGCGGCGCGAGGCGTTGCAGCCGGAGGACGTCGGGCTGCCCCGCGGCGCCCGCCGGCGCACCGGAGGCCTGCGCCGCGAGGAGGTGGCCGCGCTGTGCGGCATGTCCGCGGACTACTACAGCCGCATCGAGCAGCAGCGCGGACCGCACCCGTCCGAGCAGATGCTCGCCGCCATCGCCCGCGGCCTGCACCTCTCCCTCGACGAGCGTGATCACCTCTTCCGCATCGCCGGCCACGCGACCCCGCAACGAGTGCACCGCGCCGACCACCTCAATCCCGGCATGATGCGCATCCTGGACCGGCTGGAGGACACTCCGGCCCAGGTCATGAGTGGTCTGGGCGAGACACTGCGACAGACCCGCTCGTGCATCGCGCTGCTGGGTGACGACTCCCGCTGGACCGGGATGGCCCGCAGCATGGTCTACCGCTGGTACACCGAACCGGAGTCACGGCTGATCTATCCCGAGGAGGACCACCCGGAGCACGGGCGGGTCTTCACGGCCCAGCTCCGGATCGCGTACGCCCGGGACGGCCTGAACTCGCGGGCGGCGGCCGTGGTCGACGCGCTGCGGGCGGTCAGCCCCGAGTTCATCGCGGTGTGGGCCGAGCACGACGTCACGTCGCTGCACACCGACCAGAAGCGCATCTCGCATCCGCAGCTCGGCCTGCTCGAGCTGCACTGTCAGACCCTGGTCGACCCCGACCAGTCACAGGCCCTGCTCGTCTTCACCGCAGTGCCCGGCACCGAGAGTTACGAAAAGCTTCAGCTGCTCTCGGCCGTCGCCTGA
- the erm gene encoding ErmE/ErmH/ErmO/ErmR family 23S rRNA (adenine(2058)-N(6))-methyltransferase: protein MALPRREHARTRQAFGQNFLSDTAAVRRVVTAAGPQPGDLVYEVGAGRGRLTTELARLGAELVAYEVDPAMAAALPRRPGLTVRAEDFLRAVPPDRPFQVVGNIPYALTAAVVDWCLRAETLTTATLLTQWEYARKRTGDYGRWSRLTVSTWPTFSWELAGRIPRTAFRPMPRVDGGILRLTRRPVPLVQAGALPAYQRLVELGFTGVGGSLQASLARRYGPARVSGAFRAARLAPDVPVGLVWPEQWLTLFRLLDAPARPDLAPRRRQPGRGRRRP from the coding sequence ATGGCGCTACCCCGACGAGAGCACGCACGCACGCGGCAGGCTTTCGGCCAGAACTTTCTCTCCGACACCGCGGCGGTCCGGCGGGTGGTCACCGCAGCCGGTCCGCAGCCCGGTGATCTTGTGTACGAGGTGGGTGCGGGCCGCGGGCGGCTCACCACCGAACTGGCGCGACTCGGGGCCGAACTGGTCGCGTACGAGGTGGACCCGGCGATGGCGGCCGCGCTGCCCCGCCGGCCGGGACTCACCGTGCGGGCCGAGGACTTCCTGCGGGCCGTGCCACCCGACCGGCCTTTCCAGGTGGTCGGCAACATCCCGTACGCGCTGACGGCCGCGGTCGTCGACTGGTGCCTGCGCGCGGAGACCCTGACCACGGCAACACTGCTGACCCAGTGGGAGTACGCCCGCAAACGCACCGGGGACTACGGCCGCTGGAGCCGGCTGACCGTCAGCACCTGGCCGACATTCAGCTGGGAGCTCGCCGGGCGGATCCCGCGGACCGCCTTCCGGCCGATGCCGCGGGTCGACGGTGGCATCCTCCGGCTCACCCGCCGGCCCGTGCCGTTGGTGCAGGCGGGGGCGCTGCCGGCGTACCAGAGGCTGGTGGAACTGGGTTTCACCGGTGTGGGCGGTTCGTTGCAGGCCTCACTGGCCCGGCGCTACGGCCCGGCGCGGGTCTCGGGCGCTTTCCGGGCGGCCCGCCTGGCGCCGGACGTGCCGGTCGGGCTGGTCTGGCCGGAGCAGTGGCTGACGCTGTTCCGCCTGCTGGACGCCCCCGCCCGGCCGGACCTCGCCCCGCGGCGGCGACAACCGGGCCGAGGCCGCCGCAGGCCCTGA